Proteins from one Gasterosteus aculeatus chromosome 11, fGasAcu3.hap1.1, whole genome shotgun sequence genomic window:
- the arhgap23a gene encoding rho GTPase-activating protein 23 isoform X1, with protein MWALRDADLKKPRAAMPAAMLPCPSPAGPDWSFQNPVGVDCSSPEPRCIWLAVLRGATSSVQRATPPAMPAEHGQKRLHPGGKGRRDGLSSAGDNPRPPMATRPGREGVGVGWKGPRTLVLHKNSLGFGFTLRHFIVYPPESALHTNLKDEENGNAKGYQKGRLEPMDTIFVKSVREKGPAHQAGLCTGDRLVKVNGESVLGKTYSQVIALIQNSESVLELSIMPKDEDVLQLVSAYSQDAYLTGNEPYAGGAEYLPPPPPLCYPPTKATTPAGAPSPGSMCQNQLDNWGRWPSSSSPSSPLDNRSAVGSPASWQEGRAGEPGGVGHSSPAHRTEEIQYGMTSQQPQGQTRGRSYSSSSSSGGPLPSPLQVHYSNHHAASSSHAQPRKSGSARTGPPQPQVSHGHTERRQQALSEWYHNQAPERSGRNMQSRHRSFSQDRLSDSRRQQQQRSGGWPHSASQDTLLLLQQSGPGPQGEPYWSYGDWEGAPGRATNYTRTRSENLLAQYGGHGRSLETLDRAAAGLVSPHFERPSWPQQAPQPPPRTDAHPRQGNHYGAAQAPPMPRHTPSHSKHHPQTQTQAHHQAQSQQVAPQSRRLPTGQSMDDQPVGYRSYSPSFYRKTGRIMQQAHSFRDPSYSGPHMNWNPTPKTSPPEGTASPLAASAASHLASSTPESQDKAYRPTNHERERGPVEGQAEAAAAAQTQEVVLRQKPPTGRRNAHGMRHPHYALPMDGLEPSLFSPDPQDAATAPGAPRKPNGNLAPLPIEDDSLASIPFIDEPTSPGADLRARHVPASSVVSSGMNSAPAVVTGPASPTFTFPLTRLFSQDCSSIKPGRRSSYLLAIPTERSKSCDEGLNTFREEGRVFTRLPKRVKSFFTDGSLDNLGTAEEVRSKRHSTSELGNITYSDVLREGWLHFKQILTEKGKKVGSGMRPWKRVFSVLRSNSLFLYKDKREAVLRGAAVGGAAEDEQPISIRGCLVDIAYSETKRKHALRLTTQDFCEYLLQAEDREDMLDWIKVIRENSKTDSEELGLSRQALINKRLNDYRKQSPTGSKPDSSPRMSRMKPPFLQAKMENATGAPRSPKQEGKDESAPPKSPWGINIMKKTKKAGPKAFGVRLEDCQPGVINKFIPLIVEICCGLVEDMGLEYTGIYRVPGNNAMVSALQDQLNKGCDINPAEEKWQDLNVVSSLLKSFFRKLPEPLFTNDKYNDFIDANRMDSTSDRLKTMKKLIRDLPDYYYHTLKFLVVHLKTVADSSDKNKMEPRNLALVFGPTLVRTSEDNMKDMVTHMPDRYKIVETLIQHCNWFFTEEQDKDEKTPVDTQDVQPAPNIDHLLPNIGRTGEASDSTNSDSAKSKGSWGSKKDLSPKDFLTLSIMSAVTGRKRRKHARRFGSSTDDDSEHEPIKAGHVGAEEEEEEEAGSPLGDTAPRAEGEEDEDEEEEEDEEVVDSGAKEEMQADIPGRPRREDEEEGGEEEAGGRPPAALLREEEARVEVKAPAWKAPEDARSIVSGYSTLSTLGRSLGSEGRGGDADDEHSELVSETDNESGFASRSLTQERPDKHPAASDKHPAAPANAQAAPRSFLYTRYKSPVPSPGNLLATPAAPTPEAADRGEGGARSVTPTSSSSSATTHRLHSRPSFNSHKLIQCDTLARKKLKSEKGKARSPDLPELSGADGAVPGARGAPKGRRESSRTNPSSGSSQESLARPKPSLPPSEAASFAPSGPGGRSLAEHVRARLMGSADDLRIVGLRKPLSPETRRKRRAWRRHTVVASPTEVSDKRPQLTVSDFPLSPITQSQVKTAGPPRESDGLDQGPAARHSSTSRFHQYL; from the exons GATGAGGAGAACGGTAACGCTAAGG GGTACCAGAAAGGTCGACTGGAGCCGATGGACACCATATTTGTGAAGAGTGTGAGGGAAAAAGGGCCGGCCCATCAGGCGGGCTTGTGCACAG GGGATCGGCTGGTGAAAGTGAACGGAGAGAGTGTTCTGGGAAAGACGTACTCGCAGGTGATAGCCCTCATTCAGAACAG TGAAAGTGTGTTGGAACTCTCCATTATGCCAAAGGATGAAGACGTGCTTCAGTTGGTAAGT gCGTACTCCCAGGATGCCTACCTGACGGGCAACGAGCCCTACGCAGGGGGAGCCGAGTACCTCCCACCACCGCCTCCCCTCTGTTACCCGCCCACCAAGGCCACGACCCCGGCTGGAGCCCCCTCGCCTGGCTCCATGTGCCAGAACCAGCTGGATAATTGGGGTCGCTGGCCAAGCTCTTCCAGCCCCTCTTCGCCCCTGGACAACCGCTCCGCCGTGGGCAGCCCCGCCAGCTGGCAGGAAGGACGGGCAGGAGAGCCGGGCGGCGTGGGTCACAGCAGCCCGGCCCACCGCACGGAGGAGATCCAGTACGGCATGACCAGCCAGCAGCCTCAGGGGCAGACCAGGGGCCGCTCCTACTCTTCGTCGTCCTCGTCAGGAGGCCCTTTGCCCAGCCCGCTGCAAGTCCACTACTCAAACCACCACGCCGCCAGCTCCTCCCACGCTCAGCCGCGCAAGTCCGGCTCGGCCCGGACCGGTCCCCCCCAGCCCCAGGTCAGCCATGGCCACACCGAGCGCCGCCAGCAGGCCCTCTCCGAGTGGTACCACAACCAGGCCCCCGAGCGCTCAGGCCGCAACATGCAGAGCCGCCACCGCAGCTTCTCTCAGGACCGGCTCAGTGATtcgaggaggcagcagcagcagcggtcgGGCGGGTGGCCGCACAGCGCCTCCCAGGACACGCTGCTGTTACTGCAGCAGTCGGGACCGGGGCCGCAGGGAGAGCCCTACTGGTCGTACGGAGATTGGGAGGGGGCCCCGGGCAGGGCCACTAACTACACCCGAACGCGCTCCGAAAACCTGCTGGCGCAGTACGGTGGCCACGGCCGCTCGTTGGAGACGCTGGACCGAGCGGCAGCCGGACTGGTCTCGCCTCATTTCGAGAGGCCCTCGTGGCCCCAGCAGGCTCCGCAGCCGCCCCCCAGGACTGACGCCCACCCGAGGCAGGGGAACCATTACGGTGCGGCGCAAGCTCCCCCGATGCCCCGACACACACCGTCGCATTCTAAACACCACCCCCAGACTCAAACCCAGGCCCACCACCAGGCTCAGTCCCAGCAGGTGGCCCCGCAGAGCAGGCGGCTCCCGACTGGGCAGAGCATGGACGACCAGCCGGTGGGCTACCGCAGCTACAGCCCCTCTTTTTACCGCAAGACGGGTCGCATCATGCAGCAAGCGCACTCTTTCAGGGACCCTTCGTACTCCGGCCCTCACATGAACTGGAACCCAACGCCTAAGACGAGCCCACCAGAAGGCACCGCGTCCCCCCTCGCCGCCTCTGCCGCGTCCCACCTCGCCTCTTCCACCCCCGAATCCCAGGACAAAGCGTACCGGCCGACGAACCACGAGAGGGAACGAGGGCCGGTGGAGGGGCaagcggaggcggcggcggcggcacaaACCCAGGAAGTGGTGCTGAGGCAGAAACCCCCCACCGGGCGAAGGAACGCCCACGGCATGCGTCACCCCCACTACGCGCTGCCCATGGACGGGCTAGAACCCTCTTTGTTTTCGCCTGACCCCCAGGACGCGGCTACGGCCCCGGGAGCCCCACGGAAACCCAATGGCaacctcgcccccctccccatagAGGACGACTCCCTGGCCTCGATCCCCTTCATAG ATGAGCCGACCAGCCCAGGTGCTGATTTGCGCGCCCGCCACGTGCCGGCGTCCTCCGTGGTGTCCAGCGGCATGAACTCGGCGCCCGCCGTGGTCACCGGCCCCGCCTCCCCCACATTCACCTTCCCCCTTACTAGACTCTTCTCGCAGGACTGca GCAGTATTAAACCCGGTCGCCGTTCCTCCTATCTTCTAGCCATCCCCACCGAGCGCTCCAAGTCGTGTGACGAAGGACTCAACACGTTCAGAGAGGAAGGACGAGTCTTCAC GAGGCTACCAAAGAGAGTGAAGAGTTTCTTCACAGATGGG TCTCTGGACAACCTCGGTACAGCGGAGGAGGTTAGATCCAAACGCCACTCCACCTCAGAGCTGGGAAACATAACGTACAGCGATGTGCTGCGGGAAGGATGGCTGCACTTCAAACAAATCCTCACGGAGAAGGGCAAG AAGGTGGGCAGCGGAATGCGTCCGTGGAAGCGAGTCTTTTCCGTGCTGCGCTCCAATTCGCTGTTCCTCTACAAGGACAAGAGGGAGGCGGTGCTCCGCGGGGCCGCGGTCGGGGGCGCGGCCGAGGACGAGCAGCCCATCAGCATCCGGGGCTGCCTGGTGGACATCGCGTACAGCGAGACCAAGCGAAAGCACGCCCTGCGCCTCACCACCCAGGACTTCTGTGAGTACCTGCTTCAGGCCGAGGACCGGGAGGACATGCTGGACTGGATAAAGGTCATAAGGGAGAACAGCAAGACTGACAGCGAG GAGCTCGGTTTATCCAGACAGGCCCTGATCAATAAGAGGCTGAATGATTACAGGAAGCAGAG TCCGACGGGCAGCAAGCCCGACTCCTCTCCCAGGATGTCCCGCATGAAGCCGCCCTTCCTGCAGGCCAAGATGGAAAACGCCACGGGGGCACCACGTTCCCCCAAACAGGAGGGCAAAG ATGAGAGCGCCCCCCCGAAGTCCCCGTGGGGAATCAACATCatgaagaagacaaagaaggCCGGGCCCAAAGCTTTCGGCGTGCGGCTGGAGGATTGCCAGCCGGGCGTGATAAACAAG TTCATCCCGTTGATCGTGGAGATCTGCTGCGGCCTGGTGGAGGACATGGGTCTGGAGTACACAGGAATATACCGGGTCCCGGGGAACAACGCCATGGTGTCGGCGCTCCAGGATCAGCTCAACAAGGGATGCGACATCAACCCCGCAGAGGAA AAGTGGCAAGACCTCAACGTCGTCAGCAGTCTACTCAAATCCTTCTTCAGGAAACTTCCAGAGCCGCTCTTCACTAACG ACAAGTACAACGACTTCATCGACGCCAACCGGATGGACAGCACATCAGACAGACTGAAGACCATGAAGAAACTG ATCCGAGACCTCCCAGATTATTATTACCACACTCTGAAGTTCCTGGTTGTTCACCTGAAGACCGTAGCCGACAGCTCGGATAAAAACAAG aTGGAGCCCCGTAACCTGGCTCTGGTGTTCGGGCCGACTCTGGTTCGGACGTCTGAAGACAACATGAAAGATATGGTCACGCACATGCCCGACCGCTACAAGATAGTTGAGACGCTCATCCAACAT TGCAACTGGTTTTTCACTGAAGAGCAAGACAAGGACGAAAAG ACGCCGGTGGACACGCAGGACGTGCAGCCCGCCCCCAACATCGACCACCTGCTGCCCAACATCGGCAGGACCGGGGAGGCCTCAG ACTCAACCAACAGTGACTCGGCTAAATCAAAG GGCTCTTGGGGGTCAAAGAAGGACCTTTCACCCAAAGACTTCTTGACTCTGTCCATCATGTCGGCCGTTACGGGCCGCAAACGCAGGAAGCACGCCCGCCGCTTTGGTAGCAGCACCGATGACGACTCCGAGCACGAGCCAATCAAAGCCGGACATGtaggggcggaggaggaggaggaggaggaggcgggctcCCCTTTGGGAGACACTGCCCCCCGagcggagggagaggaggacgaggatgaagaagaagaggaagacgaggaagtTGTTGACAGCGGAGCGAAAGAGGAGATGCAGGCGGATATTCCCGGCCGGCCGCGCcgtgaagacgaggaggagggaggcgaggaggaggcaggaggaagaCCACCAGCCGCGTTGTTGCGCGAGGAGGAGGCgcgggtggaggtgaaggcTCCGGCGTGGAAAGCCCCGGAGGACGCTCGCTCCATCGTCTCCGGTTACTCCACGCTCTCCACGTTGGGCCGCAGCCTGGGGTCGGAGGGCAGGGGGGGCGACGCCGACGACGAGCACAGCGAGCTGGTGAGCGAGACGGACAACGAGAGCGGCTTCGCCTCGCGCTCCCTCACCCAGGAGAGGCCCGACAAGCACCCGGCGGCGTCCGACAAGCACCCGGCGGCGCCCGCCAACGCCCAGGCGGCCCCGCGCAGCTTCCTCTACACGCGCTACAaatcccccgtcccctcccccgGCAACCTGCTCGCCACGCCGGCCGCGCCCACGCCGGAGGCGGCGGATCGGGGCGAGGGAGGGGCGCGGTCGGTCACTCCcacgtcgtcgtcctcctccgccaCAACTCACAGGCTGCACTCCAGGCCGTCCTTCAACTCCCACAAGCTGATCCAGTGCGACACTCTGGCCCGGAAGAAGCTGAAGTCGGAGAAGGGCAAGGCGCGCTCCCCGGACCTGCCGGAGCTGTCCGGCGCCGACGGGGCCGTCCCCGGGGCCCGCGGCGCCCccaaagggaggagggagagctcTAGGACCAACCCCTCCTCGGGCAGCAGCCAGGAGAGCCTGGCCCGGCCCAAGCCCTCGCTGCCGCCCAGCGAGGCCGCCTCCTTCGCCCCGAGCGGCCCCGGCGGCCGGTCCCTGGCGGAGCACGTCCGGGCCCGCCTGATGGGCTCGGCCGACGACCTGCGCATCGTGGGACTGCGGAAGCCTCTGTCCCCGGAGACGCGCAGGAAGAGACGGGCCTGGCGCAGACACACCGTGGTGGCCTCGCCGACGGAGGTCTCTGACAAGAGACCCCAGCTGACTGTCAGCGacttccccctctcccccatcaCTCAGAGCCAGGTGAAAACTGCGGGGCCGCCGCGGGAGTCCGACGGGCTCGACCAAGGACCGGCGGCACGCCACTCGTCCACCTCGAGATTCCACCAGTATCTGTGA
- the arhgap23a gene encoding rho GTPase-activating protein 23 isoform X2, producing the protein MWALRDADLKKPRAAMPAAMLPCPSPAGPDWSFQNPVGVDCSSPEPRCIWLAVLRGATSSVQRATPPAMPAEHGQKRLHPGGKGRRDGLSSAGDNPRPPMATRPGREGVGVGWKGPRTLVLHKNSLGFGFTLRHFIVYPPESALHTNLKDEENGNAKGYQKGRLEPMDTIFVKSVREKGPAHQAGLCTGDRLVKVNGESVLGKTYSQVIALIQNSESVLELSIMPKDEDVLQLVSAYSQDAYLTGNEPYAGGAEYLPPPPPLCYPPTKATTPAGAPSPGSMCQNQLDNWGRWPSSSSPSSPLDNRSAVGSPASWQEGRAGEPGGVGHSSPAHRTEEIQYGMTSQQPQGQTRGRSYSSSSSSGGPLPSPLQVHYSNHHAASSSHAQPRKSGSARTGPPQPQVSHGHTERRQQALSEWYHNQAPERSGRNMQSRHRSFSQDRLSDSRRQQQQRSGGWPHSASQDTLLLLQQSGPGPQGEPYWSYGDWEGAPGRATNYTRTRSENLLAQYGGHGRSLETLDRAAAGLVSPHFERPSWPQQAPQPPPRTDAHPRQGNHYGAAQAPPMPRHTPSHSKHHPQTQTQAHHQAQSQQVAPQSRRLPTGQSMDDQPVGYRSYSPSFYRKTGRIMQQAHSFRDPSYSGPHMNWNPTPKTSPPEGTASPLAASAASHLASSTPESQDKAYRPTNHERERGPVEGQAEAAAAAQTQEVVLRQKPPTGRRNAHGMRHPHYALPMDGLEPSLFSPDPQDAATAPGAPRKPNGNLAPLPIEDDSLASIPFIDEPTSPGADLRARHVPASSVVSSGMNSAPAVVTGPASPTFTFPLTRLFSQDCTIPTERSKSCDEGLNTFREEGRVFTRLPKRVKSFFTDGSLDNLGTAEEVRSKRHSTSELGNITYSDVLREGWLHFKQILTEKGKKVGSGMRPWKRVFSVLRSNSLFLYKDKREAVLRGAAVGGAAEDEQPISIRGCLVDIAYSETKRKHALRLTTQDFCEYLLQAEDREDMLDWIKVIRENSKTDSEELGLSRQALINKRLNDYRKQSPTGSKPDSSPRMSRMKPPFLQAKMENATGAPRSPKQEGKDESAPPKSPWGINIMKKTKKAGPKAFGVRLEDCQPGVINKFIPLIVEICCGLVEDMGLEYTGIYRVPGNNAMVSALQDQLNKGCDINPAEEKWQDLNVVSSLLKSFFRKLPEPLFTNDKYNDFIDANRMDSTSDRLKTMKKLIRDLPDYYYHTLKFLVVHLKTVADSSDKNKMEPRNLALVFGPTLVRTSEDNMKDMVTHMPDRYKIVETLIQHCNWFFTEEQDKDEKTPVDTQDVQPAPNIDHLLPNIGRTGEASDSTNSDSAKSKGSWGSKKDLSPKDFLTLSIMSAVTGRKRRKHARRFGSSTDDDSEHEPIKAGHVGAEEEEEEEAGSPLGDTAPRAEGEEDEDEEEEEDEEVVDSGAKEEMQADIPGRPRREDEEEGGEEEAGGRPPAALLREEEARVEVKAPAWKAPEDARSIVSGYSTLSTLGRSLGSEGRGGDADDEHSELVSETDNESGFASRSLTQERPDKHPAASDKHPAAPANAQAAPRSFLYTRYKSPVPSPGNLLATPAAPTPEAADRGEGGARSVTPTSSSSSATTHRLHSRPSFNSHKLIQCDTLARKKLKSEKGKARSPDLPELSGADGAVPGARGAPKGRRESSRTNPSSGSSQESLARPKPSLPPSEAASFAPSGPGGRSLAEHVRARLMGSADDLRIVGLRKPLSPETRRKRRAWRRHTVVASPTEVSDKRPQLTVSDFPLSPITQSQVKTAGPPRESDGLDQGPAARHSSTSRFHQYL; encoded by the exons GATGAGGAGAACGGTAACGCTAAGG GGTACCAGAAAGGTCGACTGGAGCCGATGGACACCATATTTGTGAAGAGTGTGAGGGAAAAAGGGCCGGCCCATCAGGCGGGCTTGTGCACAG GGGATCGGCTGGTGAAAGTGAACGGAGAGAGTGTTCTGGGAAAGACGTACTCGCAGGTGATAGCCCTCATTCAGAACAG TGAAAGTGTGTTGGAACTCTCCATTATGCCAAAGGATGAAGACGTGCTTCAGTTGGTAAGT gCGTACTCCCAGGATGCCTACCTGACGGGCAACGAGCCCTACGCAGGGGGAGCCGAGTACCTCCCACCACCGCCTCCCCTCTGTTACCCGCCCACCAAGGCCACGACCCCGGCTGGAGCCCCCTCGCCTGGCTCCATGTGCCAGAACCAGCTGGATAATTGGGGTCGCTGGCCAAGCTCTTCCAGCCCCTCTTCGCCCCTGGACAACCGCTCCGCCGTGGGCAGCCCCGCCAGCTGGCAGGAAGGACGGGCAGGAGAGCCGGGCGGCGTGGGTCACAGCAGCCCGGCCCACCGCACGGAGGAGATCCAGTACGGCATGACCAGCCAGCAGCCTCAGGGGCAGACCAGGGGCCGCTCCTACTCTTCGTCGTCCTCGTCAGGAGGCCCTTTGCCCAGCCCGCTGCAAGTCCACTACTCAAACCACCACGCCGCCAGCTCCTCCCACGCTCAGCCGCGCAAGTCCGGCTCGGCCCGGACCGGTCCCCCCCAGCCCCAGGTCAGCCATGGCCACACCGAGCGCCGCCAGCAGGCCCTCTCCGAGTGGTACCACAACCAGGCCCCCGAGCGCTCAGGCCGCAACATGCAGAGCCGCCACCGCAGCTTCTCTCAGGACCGGCTCAGTGATtcgaggaggcagcagcagcagcggtcgGGCGGGTGGCCGCACAGCGCCTCCCAGGACACGCTGCTGTTACTGCAGCAGTCGGGACCGGGGCCGCAGGGAGAGCCCTACTGGTCGTACGGAGATTGGGAGGGGGCCCCGGGCAGGGCCACTAACTACACCCGAACGCGCTCCGAAAACCTGCTGGCGCAGTACGGTGGCCACGGCCGCTCGTTGGAGACGCTGGACCGAGCGGCAGCCGGACTGGTCTCGCCTCATTTCGAGAGGCCCTCGTGGCCCCAGCAGGCTCCGCAGCCGCCCCCCAGGACTGACGCCCACCCGAGGCAGGGGAACCATTACGGTGCGGCGCAAGCTCCCCCGATGCCCCGACACACACCGTCGCATTCTAAACACCACCCCCAGACTCAAACCCAGGCCCACCACCAGGCTCAGTCCCAGCAGGTGGCCCCGCAGAGCAGGCGGCTCCCGACTGGGCAGAGCATGGACGACCAGCCGGTGGGCTACCGCAGCTACAGCCCCTCTTTTTACCGCAAGACGGGTCGCATCATGCAGCAAGCGCACTCTTTCAGGGACCCTTCGTACTCCGGCCCTCACATGAACTGGAACCCAACGCCTAAGACGAGCCCACCAGAAGGCACCGCGTCCCCCCTCGCCGCCTCTGCCGCGTCCCACCTCGCCTCTTCCACCCCCGAATCCCAGGACAAAGCGTACCGGCCGACGAACCACGAGAGGGAACGAGGGCCGGTGGAGGGGCaagcggaggcggcggcggcggcacaaACCCAGGAAGTGGTGCTGAGGCAGAAACCCCCCACCGGGCGAAGGAACGCCCACGGCATGCGTCACCCCCACTACGCGCTGCCCATGGACGGGCTAGAACCCTCTTTGTTTTCGCCTGACCCCCAGGACGCGGCTACGGCCCCGGGAGCCCCACGGAAACCCAATGGCaacctcgcccccctccccatagAGGACGACTCCCTGGCCTCGATCCCCTTCATAG ATGAGCCGACCAGCCCAGGTGCTGATTTGCGCGCCCGCCACGTGCCGGCGTCCTCCGTGGTGTCCAGCGGCATGAACTCGGCGCCCGCCGTGGTCACCGGCCCCGCCTCCCCCACATTCACCTTCCCCCTTACTAGACTCTTCTCGCAGGACTGca CCATCCCCACCGAGCGCTCCAAGTCGTGTGACGAAGGACTCAACACGTTCAGAGAGGAAGGACGAGTCTTCAC GAGGCTACCAAAGAGAGTGAAGAGTTTCTTCACAGATGGG TCTCTGGACAACCTCGGTACAGCGGAGGAGGTTAGATCCAAACGCCACTCCACCTCAGAGCTGGGAAACATAACGTACAGCGATGTGCTGCGGGAAGGATGGCTGCACTTCAAACAAATCCTCACGGAGAAGGGCAAG AAGGTGGGCAGCGGAATGCGTCCGTGGAAGCGAGTCTTTTCCGTGCTGCGCTCCAATTCGCTGTTCCTCTACAAGGACAAGAGGGAGGCGGTGCTCCGCGGGGCCGCGGTCGGGGGCGCGGCCGAGGACGAGCAGCCCATCAGCATCCGGGGCTGCCTGGTGGACATCGCGTACAGCGAGACCAAGCGAAAGCACGCCCTGCGCCTCACCACCCAGGACTTCTGTGAGTACCTGCTTCAGGCCGAGGACCGGGAGGACATGCTGGACTGGATAAAGGTCATAAGGGAGAACAGCAAGACTGACAGCGAG GAGCTCGGTTTATCCAGACAGGCCCTGATCAATAAGAGGCTGAATGATTACAGGAAGCAGAG TCCGACGGGCAGCAAGCCCGACTCCTCTCCCAGGATGTCCCGCATGAAGCCGCCCTTCCTGCAGGCCAAGATGGAAAACGCCACGGGGGCACCACGTTCCCCCAAACAGGAGGGCAAAG ATGAGAGCGCCCCCCCGAAGTCCCCGTGGGGAATCAACATCatgaagaagacaaagaaggCCGGGCCCAAAGCTTTCGGCGTGCGGCTGGAGGATTGCCAGCCGGGCGTGATAAACAAG TTCATCCCGTTGATCGTGGAGATCTGCTGCGGCCTGGTGGAGGACATGGGTCTGGAGTACACAGGAATATACCGGGTCCCGGGGAACAACGCCATGGTGTCGGCGCTCCAGGATCAGCTCAACAAGGGATGCGACATCAACCCCGCAGAGGAA AAGTGGCAAGACCTCAACGTCGTCAGCAGTCTACTCAAATCCTTCTTCAGGAAACTTCCAGAGCCGCTCTTCACTAACG ACAAGTACAACGACTTCATCGACGCCAACCGGATGGACAGCACATCAGACAGACTGAAGACCATGAAGAAACTG ATCCGAGACCTCCCAGATTATTATTACCACACTCTGAAGTTCCTGGTTGTTCACCTGAAGACCGTAGCCGACAGCTCGGATAAAAACAAG aTGGAGCCCCGTAACCTGGCTCTGGTGTTCGGGCCGACTCTGGTTCGGACGTCTGAAGACAACATGAAAGATATGGTCACGCACATGCCCGACCGCTACAAGATAGTTGAGACGCTCATCCAACAT TGCAACTGGTTTTTCACTGAAGAGCAAGACAAGGACGAAAAG ACGCCGGTGGACACGCAGGACGTGCAGCCCGCCCCCAACATCGACCACCTGCTGCCCAACATCGGCAGGACCGGGGAGGCCTCAG ACTCAACCAACAGTGACTCGGCTAAATCAAAG GGCTCTTGGGGGTCAAAGAAGGACCTTTCACCCAAAGACTTCTTGACTCTGTCCATCATGTCGGCCGTTACGGGCCGCAAACGCAGGAAGCACGCCCGCCGCTTTGGTAGCAGCACCGATGACGACTCCGAGCACGAGCCAATCAAAGCCGGACATGtaggggcggaggaggaggaggaggaggaggcgggctcCCCTTTGGGAGACACTGCCCCCCGagcggagggagaggaggacgaggatgaagaagaagaggaagacgaggaagtTGTTGACAGCGGAGCGAAAGAGGAGATGCAGGCGGATATTCCCGGCCGGCCGCGCcgtgaagacgaggaggagggaggcgaggaggaggcaggaggaagaCCACCAGCCGCGTTGTTGCGCGAGGAGGAGGCgcgggtggaggtgaaggcTCCGGCGTGGAAAGCCCCGGAGGACGCTCGCTCCATCGTCTCCGGTTACTCCACGCTCTCCACGTTGGGCCGCAGCCTGGGGTCGGAGGGCAGGGGGGGCGACGCCGACGACGAGCACAGCGAGCTGGTGAGCGAGACGGACAACGAGAGCGGCTTCGCCTCGCGCTCCCTCACCCAGGAGAGGCCCGACAAGCACCCGGCGGCGTCCGACAAGCACCCGGCGGCGCCCGCCAACGCCCAGGCGGCCCCGCGCAGCTTCCTCTACACGCGCTACAaatcccccgtcccctcccccgGCAACCTGCTCGCCACGCCGGCCGCGCCCACGCCGGAGGCGGCGGATCGGGGCGAGGGAGGGGCGCGGTCGGTCACTCCcacgtcgtcgtcctcctccgccaCAACTCACAGGCTGCACTCCAGGCCGTCCTTCAACTCCCACAAGCTGATCCAGTGCGACACTCTGGCCCGGAAGAAGCTGAAGTCGGAGAAGGGCAAGGCGCGCTCCCCGGACCTGCCGGAGCTGTCCGGCGCCGACGGGGCCGTCCCCGGGGCCCGCGGCGCCCccaaagggaggagggagagctcTAGGACCAACCCCTCCTCGGGCAGCAGCCAGGAGAGCCTGGCCCGGCCCAAGCCCTCGCTGCCGCCCAGCGAGGCCGCCTCCTTCGCCCCGAGCGGCCCCGGCGGCCGGTCCCTGGCGGAGCACGTCCGGGCCCGCCTGATGGGCTCGGCCGACGACCTGCGCATCGTGGGACTGCGGAAGCCTCTGTCCCCGGAGACGCGCAGGAAGAGACGGGCCTGGCGCAGACACACCGTGGTGGCCTCGCCGACGGAGGTCTCTGACAAGAGACCCCAGCTGACTGTCAGCGacttccccctctcccccatcaCTCAGAGCCAGGTGAAAACTGCGGGGCCGCCGCGGGAGTCCGACGGGCTCGACCAAGGACCGGCGGCACGCCACTCGTCCACCTCGAGATTCCACCAGTATCTGTGA